The Macaca fascicularis isolate 582-1 chromosome 11, T2T-MFA8v1.1 genome includes a region encoding these proteins:
- the LOC107126618 gene encoding uncharacterized protein — MVLRQLDPPRAPRAPPPPAPPTRRPLSPARLACRWSGVRGARLPGSCGEGHPGVPLAAGLAGAQPGTPTPTFQGEKCRCFPGSSRLFSTRDDSSGARGDALHPPCARVQSPAECSSARAFSHPPGAASRRPSLLRRNPRGQGAPSPKPAEGVSLDKDLLALPGCVQRRHQLFNLPPISSPALTKSTRHLVNFHCCVRNYQEFDTSK, encoded by the exons ATGGTGCTGCGGCAGCTGGACCCGCCGCGAGCGCCCCGCGCTCCGCCGCCTCCTGCGCCGCCGA CCCGGCGCCCTCTGTCCCCGGCCCGCCTCGCGTGCAGGTGGAGCGGGGTTCGCGGCGCGCGGCTGCCCGGGAGTTGCGGAGAAGGGCACCCCGGGGTCCCACTTGCG GCGGGTTTAGCAGGTGCGCAGCCTGGAACCCCCACACCCACCTTCCAGGGAGAAAAGTGCCGCTGCTTCCCGGGAAGTTCCCGGCTTTTCAGCACCCGGGACGACAGCAGCGGTGCCCGGGGAGACGCTCTCCACCCGCCCTGTGCTCGCGTCCAGTCGCCGGCTGAGTGTTCTTCTGCCCGGGCTTTCTCTCACCCGCCCGGCGCCGCGTCCCGCAGACCCAGCCTCCTACGGAGGAACCCGCGGGGACAGGGAGCACCTTcaccaaagccagcagaagggGTCTCCCTGGACAAGGACCTGCTCGCCCTGCCCGGGTGTGTTCAGAGGCGCCACCAGCTCTTTAACTTACCGCCCATTTCTTCGCCCGCACTTACGAAAAGTACCAG GCACCTTGTAAATTTCCATTGCTGTGTTAGAAATTACCAGGAATTTGACACATCCaaatag